A part of Onthophagus taurus isolate NC chromosome 7, IU_Otau_3.0, whole genome shotgun sequence genomic DNA contains:
- the LOC111416630 gene encoding keratin-associated protein 19-9b-like codes for MLKIFLCTTLFFAIAWSYPAEQISKRDDYGGLGGLGGLGGYYGGLGGGYYGEFLGGSYLGYGGYGGYGGYGGLGGLGGYGTGMGGGGYGRRSPNYGGNRRTGGYWW; via the exons atgttaaag attttcctTTGCACCACCTTATTTTTTGCCATTGCTTGGTCATATCCAGCTGAGCAAATATCTAAAAGAGATGATTATGGTGGATTGGGAGGATTAGGCGGATTAGGAGGATATTATGGTGGTTTAGGAGGAGGATATTATGGAGAATTTTTAGGAGGAAGTTACTTGGGTTATGGAGGTTATGGGGGATATGGTGGATATGGTGGATTAGGAGGATTAGGTGGATATGGAACTGGAATGGGAGGAGGTGGTTATGGAAGAAGAAGTCCTAATTATGGTGGAAATCGCAGAACTGGTGGATATTGgtggtaa